TCTATAATTTCCTTGATAAAGGGACTTTTTTCATTAGCTAAAATAGCTTCTAATGTTGCTTTGTTGTCTGTTAGCAAGTCATTATTAGCAACTACAATATTAATAGCTTCTAACTTAATGGCTCCATTTTTCATGCCTAAAGCCTTGCTAATAAAAGTTTTTTCATCTGCACTATTAACACCTATAAACTTAAGAGTTAACAATCCAGCCAATACATCTTTATTGGCAATAGCATCATTTAATTTTGTTGCTAAAATCGCTGGATTTACTTTGTTGGCTAAAGGTTCAATCTCAGTTAAAAGTTCTGCTCTATCTTCGTTAGAACGTGCTTTTAAATATTTACCAGCTAATGTTATAATAGCATCGTATGAAGCATCATTTTTAGGAGCGGTAGTTTTCTTTTCTTCTTTGGCCCAAGAATCTGTCAATCCAACAGTTCTGTTAAAAATTAATTTGTCTGATGTACTATCAACATCTGCACAAAAATATCCTTTACGTTGAAATTGGAATCTATCTCCAGGTTTAGAGTTTAACAAACTAGGTTCTACTAAAGCCGTAATAACTTCTAAAGAATTTGGGTTGATAAACTGTTTAAAATTGATGTCTTTATGGCTGTCTGGAGCTTCATCTTTAAACAAACGATCATATAAATTTACTTGAGCTTTTACAGCGTGTTTTTTTGAAACCCAGTGAATGGTTCCTTTTACTCTACGTTTACTTGCTTCGGTTCCAGAACCTGAACGAGAATCTAAATCAGCAGTACAATGAACTACAGTAATATTTCCGTTTTCGTCTTTTTCTACAGATTCTGCTTTAATGATATAAGCGTTTTTCAAACGAACTTCACCACCAATTTTAAGTCTAAAGAATTTTTTATTGGCTTGTTCTCTAAAATCTTCTCTTTCTATAAATAATTCTTTTGCAAAAGGAACTTCTCTTTCTCCAGCAGTTTCATCTTCTGGGTTGTTCTCAGCAATTAAAATTTCTTCTTTATCAGCAGGATAATTGTCAATCACTAATTTAATAGGATCTAACACCGCCATCACACGTGGTGCTGTTTTGTTTAATTCATCCTTAATACAGAATTCTAACAAAGCTACATCAGTTACGTTGTCTCTTTTAGAAATCCCTGCAATTTCACTAAATTTTCTGATAGAATTTGGAGTATATCCTCTACGTCTTAAACCAGAAATAGTAGGCATACGAGGATCGTCCCAACCTGCAACAAGGTTTTCTTGTACCAATTGTAACAATTTACGTTTACTCATTACCGTATAACTAATGTTTCTACGAGCAAATTCACGTTGTTTTGGTTGTATTTTATCAGCATCAGCTACTTGAGCCAAGTACCATTCGTACAAATCTCTATGGCTTTTAAATTCCAAAGTACATAAAGAGTGAGTAATGCTTTCTAAATAATCAGATTCACCATGAGTCCAATCGTACATTGGGTATATTACCCAATCATTTCCTGTTCTGTGATGTGCTTTTTTAAGAACACGATACATAATAGGGTCACGCATATGCATGTTATTGTGCTGCATGTCTATTTTGGCACGTAATATAGCTTCTCCTTCTTCAAACTCTCCATTCTTCATTTTTTCGAACAAAGCCAAGTTTTCTTCAACAGAAGTATTTCTATAAGGTCCTGCCACACCAGGTTCGGTAGGTGTTCCTTTTTGTTTTGCTATTTCTTCAGAAGATTGCATATCAACATAAGCATTTCCTGCTTTAATGATTTCAATCGTCCAGTCGTATAATTGTTGAAAATAGTCAGAAGAATATAATTCTTTATCCCATTTAAAACCTAACCATTGTACATCGCGTTTAATGGCATCTACATACTCCTGCTCTTCTTTGGCAGGGTTGGTATCGTCAAAACGTAAATTTACAGGAGCGTTGTACTTTTCTCCCAATCCAAAGTTTAAACAAATAGAAGCGGCATGCCCAATGTGTAAATATCCATTAGGTTCTGGTGGAAAACGGAATCTTAGATTTTTAGGATCTAATCCATTTGCCAAATCTTCTTCTATAATTTGTTCTATAAAGTTCAATGATTTTTTATCTACCATTTCAACAAAAGTAATCAGTTATTAAGTCTGCAAATTTACAGAAAACAGAATGAATAGGATGAAATATACATCTTAAGTTAAAATATGTTATGTTTTGGATATATATGGTTGTTTATTGTCAGATTCAAAATGTATTTTTGGAAATAAGTAGGCGTTTTTATTAATTTTAATTTATCAGGATGAGCATTACACTAATAATTAACAAAAAAAAACACACAGTTGATGTAGATGAAGACACGCCTTTGCTTTGGGTGTTAAGAGACACATTAAATTTGGTGGGAACCAAGTTTGGTTGTGGAATTGAACAGTGCGGTGCTTGTACGGTACATATAAATGGAGATGCAATGCGTAGTTGTACGTTACCTGTTTCCTTGTTAAAAAATGCAGAAATTACAACTATAGAAGGGTTGTCTGATGACAATTCTCATCCGGTACAGGTTGCTTGGAAAGAAATAGATGTACCTCAATGCGGTTACTGTCAATCTGGACAAATTATGACTGCTTCGGCATTGGTAAACAAAAACAATAATCCTAGCAATGATGAAATAAAACAAGCAATGAAAGGGAATATTTGTAGATGTGCTACTTATAAGAGAATAGAAGAAGCGGTTTATGTGGCGGCAAAATTAACTCAAGAAAAAGCATAAATAATGGAAACAAAGTCGTCATTACAAGTTGATAGAAAAACTTTTATCAGAGTATCTGCTTTGGCAGGAGTTGGAATTGTTTTTGGAGCTAATTTTTTTCAAAGTTGTGAGTCAAAAAAGGAGAAAAAGATAGACTTGTCAAAGCTCAATTACAATGATTTTAATGCATATATAAAAATTTCTAACAAAGGAATGGTAACCATATATTCTCCCAACCCTGAAATTGGTCAAGGAGTAAAAACTGCTATGCCTATGATTATTGCAGAAGAGTTAGATGTGCCTTGGGAACATGTTTTGGTAGCGCAAGCTGATCTAGATCCTAATAATTTTAAAAGACAAGTAGCCGGAGGGAGCCAATCAATTAGAAAATCTTGGATGCCATTGAGAGAAGTTGGAGCCACTGCCAAACAAATGTTGATAAATGCAGCCGCTATAAAATGGGGTGTAGATGCTTCAGAATGTACAGCTGAAAAAGGGATTATAAAAAATAAAAAAGGCGATGAATTAGGGTATGGCGATGTGGTTTTAGATGCTGCAAAGCTAGAGGTGCCAACAAAAGTTATACTTAAAGATCCTAAAGATTTTAAATTGATAGGAAAAGAAAAAAGAAATGTAGATATAGATAAAATTATTTCTGGAGAACCTTTGTTTGGCATGGATTATAAAGAAGATGGAATGCTATATGCTGCTATTATTCATCCGCCAGCTTTTGGACAAAAATTAATAGATTTTGATGCTAAAGAAGCCAAACAAATAAAAGGAGTAGAAGATGTTGTAGAGGTTGATGGAAATATTGCTGTATTGGCTACGAGTACATGGTTGGCTTTTAAAGGAAAAAAAGCAGTAAAAGCAAATTGGAGTACTAACCAAACATTTGATGGAACAAAGGAGATTGATGAAAAGTTAAACAACCTGTTGACCGAAAATAAAGGGACTTTAGTAAGAGAAGATGGAAGTGTTAAGGAGGGGTTTTTAAACGCAGATAGTGTGATAGAAAAAACATATGAAGCTCCTTTTTTACCACATAATACTATGGAACCTATGAACTTTTTTGCGCATGTAACTCCAGAAAAAATTCATTTAAGAGGACCTATACAAGCACCTCAGGATGCAGTGAGGCGTGTAGCAAAAATGTTAAACAGGAAGGAAAGCGATATTACATTAGAAATGTGTAGAATAGGAGGAGGTTTTGGTAGAAGGCTGTATAATGATTATATCATAGAGGCAGTGTTGATTTCTGAAAAAGTTAAAAAACCTGTAAAACTTGTGTATCAAAGAGAAGATGATATGACTGCAGGAATTTATAGACCTCAGGTTAAATATCAGTTTAAAGCAGGGGTTAAAAAAGGTAGATTGGTTGCCTATCAATTAAAAGAAGCAGCAATAAATGCTGGTATTAACGAATCTAGAGCTAATTTTTTTCCTGCAGGTTCTGTAGAAAATTACAGAGTAGAAACATCTCCTTTAAAAAGCAGTATTACTACGGGTGCATGGAGAGCTCCAATTTCTAATTTTTTAGGTTTTGCAGAACAAAGCTTTTTTGATGAATTGGCGGAGGAAATGAACATTGATCCTGTGCAGTTAAGGTTAGATTTATTAGCAAAAGCAAAGAAAAATAAAAGCAATCGCATGCAATATTCTCCAGAAAGAATGGAAGGGGTAATTAAAGATGTAGTGCAAAAATCAGGTTGGGGAAAAAAAGAAAATGTTTATCAGGGATTTAGTGCATATTACAGTCATAACAGTCATGTTGCGCAAGTAGCAGAAGTTGAATTGCAAGATGAAAAACCTGTTGTTACAAAAATTTATTGTGTTGTAGATTGTGGAATTGTGGTGAATCCAATGGGAGCAATAACACAAGCAGAAGGAGGTATTATTGATGGTTTTGGACATGCTATGTATGGTGAAATGTTAATTGATAAAGGAGTACCTCAGAGTAAAAATTTCCATCAATATAATTTAATTAGAATACACCAAGTACCAAAAATAGAGGTCAGTTTTGTGAAAAGTAATGAAGCTCCAACAGGTTTAGGGGAACCTACTTTGCCTCCAGTAGCGGCAGCTGTTGCCAATGCTATTAAAGCTGCTACGGGGGAGCGTATTAGGAAACAACCATTTGTGAATAGTGGAAATATTATTTAAAAGTCTGTAATAATATGACCCATGAATTTAAGAAAATAATTGAGGCTTATGCCAAGGTCTTTGCTTTAGGTAAACAAGCGGTGTTAGCTACATTGGTGGAGGTGAATGGCTCTTCTTATAGAAAGGAAGGAGTGCGTATGTTGGTGTTAGAAAATAGTGAAACTATAGGGGCTGTTAGTGGTGGTTGTGTAGAAAAAGAAGTGGTGCGGCAAGCACAATCTGTGTTTAAAACAGGGCAATCTAAATTAATTAGTTACGATGGTAGGTATAGGTTAGGTTGTGAAGGAACACTTTTTCTTTTTCTTGAAAAATTAAGTATTGCAGAGGAGGTGCTGTTTAAAATTCAGCAATCATTTATTCGTAGAGCTTCTTTTATTTTAACTACTTTTTATGGAGATGTATCTAGTGTAGGAGGAGGTACAACAATTCAGTTTAATGATGAGAGATATCCAATTTCTGATGTTCATCAAAAAGTAAATTTACCTCATCTATATAGTCAGACTTTACAACCAGTATTTCAGTTGTATATTATAGGTACAGAGTATGATGCTGTTAGTTTAAGTCGGCAAGCATCTTTTTTAGGTTGGGAGGTTATTGTTGTTAATACAACCAAAACGATAAAGTCTACGGATGAGTTTACAGGAGCTAAAAAAATAATCAATACGCTAGAGAACGAAGATGAAGAATTGTGTATAGATGCTGAAACAGCTGTGGTGTTGATGAATCATAATTATGCAAAAGACTTGTTGTTTTTAAAAAAATTAAAAAATTCTAGACCTATTTATATAGGTTTGTTAGGTGCAAAAAAAAGGAGGGAACAGCTGTTAAACACTTTAATAGAGGAAGATCTAGAGGTTTCCGAAACTTTTTTAGAACTTATCCATGGGCCAACAGGCTTAGACATTGGTGCAGTAACTCCACAAGAAATAGCTGTTTCTATTGTTTCTGAAATTATTATGATGACCAAAAACAAAGCTTTAACACATTTACAAAGCAATACTGTTTTTAAACTTTGCAGTGTAACATGATCTCATCTACTGCTTTTTTAATTTTGGCTGCAGGAGGTTCTGCAAGAATGCAAGAACCCAAACAGCTGCTGCCTTTTAAAAATGAGATGTTGTTAACACATACCATTAAACAAGTATTAGGGGTTTCTAAGCAACATGTATTTGTGGTGTTAGGGGCAAATTATAAATCCATTTCTAAAACTATTCAAGGTTTTTCTATAGAAGTGTTACAACATCTAAAATGGGAAAAAGGAATAGGAAGTTCTATTGCTTTTGGAGTGTCACAAATTCAGAAAAAAAACAAATATCAAAGAATAGTAATAGTGTTGTCAGATCAGCCTGAGGTTTGTTCAAAAGACCTTGAGCAAGTTTTAGAGAATCACATTATCAATAAAAATAAAATTACAGTAACCGCTTGTTATAATTATACAGGGGTGCCCGCTGTTTTTGATAAGGATTTTTTTGAAGAGTTAAAAAAATTATCTGATGATACAGGTGCTAAATCCATCATAAAAAGAAATCAATGTCAGGTTTCTCACTTTAAAATTGATAAAGAAATCTTGGATATAGATACCTCAGATGATTATGATAAAATGTTAAAAAAATTAACTACTCTAGAATAAAGCGGTAAAAATCACGAATTATCAGTTATGAATTAGGAATTAAATACAAAGGTTTATTTTAGCATTTTGTTAAGAATGTGGGTTCATTAGTTATAAAGTTTTGATGAACTATTTTTAAAACATGTAGTTAAACAAATCAACGATTAAACAATATAAAAAATGGGAATTATTAGAGTACAAAATATTAGAATTTACAGCAATCATGGATGTTTGCAAGAAGAAGCAAAAATAGGTTCTCATTACCGAGTAGATGTTGAGGTAAAGGTAGGTTTAAAGAAATCTGCTATTTCTGATAAGTTAGCGGATACGGTGAGTTATGTTGATATCAATGAAATTGTTGAAGAAGAAGTTTTGCAACGTTCAGAATTGTTAGAACATGTGGTAGAGAGAATATTGGTAAGAATGATGAAAGAAATACCGATGATTAAAAAAGCAAAGGTTGCGCTTTCAAAATTAAACCCACCAATTGGTGGAGATGTGGAATCTGTAACCATAGAAATGACTAAAAAAAGAAGAGATTTATAAAATATTAAAAAGATTGTTGCGAAACACAATATTTTATATAAATTTGCATTCGCGTTTTGGCCTTGTGGCCGAGTGGCTAGGCAGCGGTCTGCAAAACCGTCTACAGCGGTTCGAATCCGCTCGAGGCCTCCAAAACAAACCCACCAATTTTCATTGGTGGGTTTTTTTATGCGTAAAACTTTTTAGGTTTTTAAGCCCCCATCCTGTGGTTTACGCAAATCTCACTTCTATTCCTGTTTTTTAACAGGACAAATTGTTTCATAAAGTCTTAACTTTAAACTTTAAGTCATATCAAAAAACATTTTCTTGTTTTTTATAAAGTCAAGTATGTTGGTTTTCAATCTTCTAGTACTTGTTTAATGTGTTAAATAGAAATATGAATACAATTATATTCACAGATTTAGATGGAACTTTTTTAAACCATGACGATTATTCTTTTGAAGCTTCAAAAGAGGCAAGGGAGCGAATTTTAAAAAAACAAATTCCATTAATTTTTACAACTAGTAAAACCAAAATAGAAGTTGAGTTGCTGCAAAAAAAAGTGGGGATTCAAGAACCCTTTATTGTAGAAAATGGGGCTGCTCTTTTTATTCCGAAAGATTACAAAGGATTTGATTTTTCTTTTTTAAAAGAATTTGGAGACTATTATGTATTGCAGCTTGGAGTGAGTTATGAGAAAGTAGTAGCATTTTATAATAGTTACAAAACTGAATATGGCATGTTTGGATTTAGTGATATGACGATAGATGATGTGGTAAAACACACAGGTTTACCTCAAGAAAGTGCTAAGCTTTCTAAACAAAGAGGCTTTACAGAACCTTTTGTTCTTAAAGAGGGAGCTCAAGTAGAAAAGTTAGAAAAAATGGCTTCAGAAAATGGTTTGAAAATAACCAAAGGAGGAAGATTTTATCATTTAATAGGAGAAAATCAAGATAAAGGAAAGGCGGTAGAAAAATGTGTTAAAATCTTTGAAGAATGTTATCAAACTAAAATCAAGTCTATTGGTCTGGGCGATGGTGAAAATGATATTCCGCTATTGGCCAGTGTAGACATCCCTATTGCAATAAAAAATCATGAAGGAAATTATGTAAATCTACCAACCAATAAATTGCAAAAATCCACATATAAAGGAGCAAAAGGTTGGAACGAAATGATATTAAAAAATGTATAGAAAAGAATTAGAGAACATATATTACAAAGCTTTAAACAAGGTAAAAGCAACGTCTTTAATAAAAGATAATCTTTTTATAAAGGATGATGTGTTAACCATTGTTGGAACTGATTATCCTTTAAAAAACTATGAAAACGTTTTTGTTTTTGGAGTAGGAAAAGCGGCTTATGATATGGCCAAAGAATGTGAAGTTATTTTAGGTGATAAAATTGCAGGCGGATTGGTGATTTCTACTTCAAAAGGAGAATTAAAATATGCAAAACACTATACATCTACACATCCATTGGTTTCTGAAAAAAGTGTTGAAGCTGCTAGTTTGTTGATAGATGAAGTATCTAAATTATCAGAGAGAGATTTATTTGTGTTTTTATTATCTGGTGGTGCTTCTGCCATGATAGAAAAACCAATTGATGGTTTGACTTTGGAGGATTTTACAAAAATATCTTCCTCATTGTTGACGTCTGGAATAGACATCAAAGCATTAAATACGGTAAGGAAATCTATTTCACAAATCAAAGGTGGAAAGTTGGCCAATCATATAAAAGCAAAAGGAGAGGTTCTAGTGTTGAGTGATGTGATTGGTGATGATTTGCATACTATTGGTTCGGCGCCTATGAATAACGGACAATTTCCGCATCATATTATAGGGAACAATGGCATCGCTTTGCAAGAAGCCGAAATTTATATAGAACCCAAAGTTGATTTTACCAAAATTGTAACCACAACTTTAGAAATGAGTTCAGAAAAGGCAACGCAGTTGATTTGTGATGAAATTAAAAAACACGACAAGCAATACAATAGTTTTTGTTTACTGTTTGGAGGGGAAACTACTACTGTAGTATTGGGTGATGGTTATGGAGGAAGAAATCAAGAATTGGCATTAAGGCTGTTGATGACTGATTGTATCACACAAAATATTTCTTTATTAAGTGCTGGTAGCGATGGAATTGATGGTAGGTCTAACGCAACAGGTGCTTTTGTAGATTACGATATATATAAACAAATAACTAACAAGAATATAGAACCCAAAACCTATTTAAAAAATAGTGATAGCAACACGTTTTTTAAAACCTTAGGTTATGATTTTGTAACAGGAATTTCTGGAACAAATGTGATGGATTTTATAATCGTATTAAAAAAGTAAAAAGAATATGGCAGATTTTTTTCAAAACGGAGTAATTACAACTTTACAAAATTTAGGTGATAGATCTTTAGAAGATTTAGAAAGAGAACTAGAAGAGTTTAGTGAGAGAAGAGGAATGTTGTTAATGTTGCCAGCTTTGTATTCTGAGTTTGAAACCCCGGCAATGCACAAAATTATAGAAGAATTAAAGCATGTAAAATACCTGTATAAAATTATTTTAGGGTTAGATCAAGCCACCGAAGAACAGTTTGAAGAAGTAAAAAAATTAATGTCGGTTTTGCCTTGTAAGGTAGAAGTACTATGGAACGATGGACCTAAAATAAAAGAGCTTTATGCAGAGTTAACTGCCGAAGGTTTTCCGGGCTTAGAAACTCCAGGGAAAGGAAGAAATGTTTGGACCATGATTGGTTATGCTTTGGCAGATAAAGATGCTTATGCTTTTGCGCTTCACGATTGTGATATTGTAAATTATAGTAGAGAAATTCCAGCAAGGTTATTTTATCCTATTGTACATCCTGCTTTAGATTTTGAATTTAACAAAGGGTTTTATTCCAGAGTGACAGATAAATTACACGGTAGAGCTACCAGGTTGTTGTATACTCCTTTGGTAAATTCTTTGGCTAAAGTTTATGGAGAAAGTAAGTATTTAGATTATATGGGGAGTTTTAGGTATTCATTGTCCGGAGAATTTTCTTTTATAAGATCGTTGGCAAGAGGTATTGGAATCTCACCCACTTGGGGTTTAGAGGTTTCAACTTTAAGTGAGGTTTATAAAAATACTTCTAACAAAAGAATTTGTCAGACTGAAATAATGGAGAGTTACGAGCATAAACATCAAGATTTAGGAGATCAAATTTCAGGGTCAGGAATTTATAAAATGTCTAAAGATATTGCCAAAACTTTGTTTAGGGTATTGGCTCAAGAAGGTGTTGTATTTTCTAGAGCATCCTTTAAAACTTTGTTAGCAACCTATTTTCAAGAATCAAGATTTGAGATCTCTAAGTACAATGCTTTAAGCAAGTTAAATGCTTTGGAATATACTAGAGAAAAAGAAATTAAAGCAGTAGAGGCTTTTCAGAATGCTATTGAAGAAGCCTCTACAGAGTTTTACGAAGATCCAATGGGAACACACTCTCTTTCTTCTTGGATTACAGTAAGATCGGTAATGCCAGAGTTTTCAGAAAAATTTGTTAAGTACGTTAAAAAAGATAATGAATAGATGAGACATATTTCAGACAAAGAACACACCATCAATAAAAGATTACATAAATTATATCCGCCAGAAATTGCAGATAGGGCAGTAGATAGCATCATCGATTTGATTTTTAAATACAAATCAAGAATAAAATCTACCCCTTATCAGTTAAGCGAAAAAGATGTGATTTTAATTACCTACGGAGATCAAGTTAATAAAGATTACGAACCTTCTTTGTTAACTTTAAAAGGTTTTATGGATAAGCATTTAAAAGGAATTATCAATTCGGTTCATATTTTACCTTTTTATCCATATTCTTCTGATGATGGATTTTCAGTAGTAAATTATGGAGCTGTAGATCCTAAAATGGGATCATGGAGAGAAATTGAACAAATTAGTGGAGCGTATAGATTAATGGTTGATGGAGTTATCAATCATATTTCCCAATTTTCAGATTGGTTTAAGGCTTATTTGGCTGGTGACCCATATTTTCAAGATTTTTTTACAGAAGTAGATCCGTCTATAGATTTAAGCAAAGTAGTGAGGCCAAGAGCCTTGCCCTTGTTAAGTGAATTTGTAGATGATGCAGGAAAAACAAGGCATGTATGGACTACCTTTAGCAAAGATCAGGTAGATTTAAATTATAAAAGTCATAGAGTTTTAAGAAATGTATTAGATGCCCTTTTTTATTATGTAGAAAAAGGAGCTACGCTAATTAGATTAGATGCGATTGCTTTTATATGGAAAGAAATTGGGACAGAGTGTGTGCATTTAGAACAAACCCATGAACTGATTCAGCTGATGAGAGAAGTGTTGCACGAAGTAGCACCAGAGGTAATTATCATTACAGAAACCAATGTGCCTCACCACGAAAATGTTTCTTATTTTGGAAGTGGTGATGATGAAGCACAAATGGTTTATAATTTTGCTTTGCCTCCATTATTGGTACATTCTATTTTAACAGGAAATACCAAAACGCTAACAGAATGGGGAAAAACATTGACTTTGCCGAGTGATAAAGTCTGTTTCTTTAATTTTACTGCAAGTCATGACGGAATTGGATTAAGACCCATCAAAGGAATTTTAACAGAAGAAGAGGTTCAAAATTTAGGAGATACGGTAAAATCACACGGAGGTTTGGTGTCTTACAAAACTGATGCGGATGGAAGTCAAAGTCCATATGAGCTAAATTGTAGTTATATAGATGCTTTAACACATCCTGATAAAGATGATGAGGTTCGATTTAAAAGAATGTTATTAGCTCAAGCTACTGTTCTTGCCATGCCCGGAGTTCCAGGAATTTATTTTCATTCCTTAGTAGGGTCAAGAAATTACAAAGATGGTGTAAAGCATTCTGGGGTAAATAGAACCATTAATAGAGAAAAATATCATATCGATTGGTTAGAAAAAGAATTGGCTACAGAAGGAACTTTGGCTAAAAAAATGTTAGAACGTTATAAAGCATTAATTGCTATTCGTATTCACGAACCTGCATTTAATCCTTTTGGAAAATTTGAGTTTTTAGAGTTAGGAAATCAACTTTTTGCGGTAGATCAGCATAGTGTAGATAATAAAGAAAGAATTGTAACCATACATAATTTTTCAGATAAAGAAGTGAGTTGTGAATTGCCAGAGAAAATTTCTTTAACCTTAAAGGATTTATTGGGTTCTAATACAGAAATTTCAACGAATTCTATCAGTTTAAAACCTTATCAATTAATGTGGTTAAAAGGAGAGTTATAG
Above is a genomic segment from Wenyingzhuangia fucanilytica containing:
- a CDS encoding alpha-amylase family glycosyl hydrolase gives rise to the protein MRHISDKEHTINKRLHKLYPPEIADRAVDSIIDLIFKYKSRIKSTPYQLSEKDVILITYGDQVNKDYEPSLLTLKGFMDKHLKGIINSVHILPFYPYSSDDGFSVVNYGAVDPKMGSWREIEQISGAYRLMVDGVINHISQFSDWFKAYLAGDPYFQDFFTEVDPSIDLSKVVRPRALPLLSEFVDDAGKTRHVWTTFSKDQVDLNYKSHRVLRNVLDALFYYVEKGATLIRLDAIAFIWKEIGTECVHLEQTHELIQLMREVLHEVAPEVIIITETNVPHHENVSYFGSGDDEAQMVYNFALPPLLVHSILTGNTKTLTEWGKTLTLPSDKVCFFNFTASHDGIGLRPIKGILTEEEVQNLGDTVKSHGGLVSYKTDADGSQSPYELNCSYIDALTHPDKDDEVRFKRMLLAQATVLAMPGVPGIYFHSLVGSRNYKDGVKHSGVNRTINREKYHIDWLEKELATEGTLAKKMLERYKALIAIRIHEPAFNPFGKFEFLELGNQLFAVDQHSVDNKERIVTIHNFSDKEVSCELPEKISLTLKDLLGSNTEISTNSISLKPYQLMWLKGEL